The following are encoded together in the Anaerostipes caccae L1-92 genome:
- a CDS encoding DMT family transporter: MKIKNKSLMAALAVLATFLWGSAFPSVKLGYEIFKIQGDDIGSKLLFAGIRFAAAGLMVLAVLGVQTRQRPLPKKGAFKHLLTLGILQTTIQYYFFYVGLAHTTGAKGSIINSFTAFFPVVLAPFFFKSDRLTAKKIIGCAVGLSGIVLINLKGGSLGGFAWNGEGFIVLAALSQSLASIYSKKLAQTMNVMLIAGYQLLLGGSLLLIFGYAGNGTLTFQTSGLILLLYMAVLSAVAFSVWTWLLSHYQVSSISIYNLLIPVFGTLLSGLLLKENVFTAVNIASILLVCGGIAAVNKQ, encoded by the coding sequence ATGAAAATAAAGAATAAATCATTGATGGCAGCCCTCGCGGTGCTTGCCACTTTTTTATGGGGAAGTGCCTTTCCCAGCGTAAAATTGGGCTACGAGATTTTCAAGATACAGGGAGACGATATCGGAAGCAAGCTGCTGTTTGCAGGCATTCGTTTCGCGGCGGCAGGACTCATGGTGCTTGCAGTTTTGGGAGTTCAGACAAGACAGAGGCCACTGCCGAAAAAAGGGGCATTTAAACATCTCTTGACTCTTGGAATTCTTCAGACGACAATCCAGTATTATTTCTTTTATGTGGGACTTGCGCATACCACGGGAGCCAAGGGGTCGATTATCAACTCATTTACAGCATTCTTTCCGGTAGTTTTGGCTCCGTTCTTCTTTAAGAGCGACCGGCTGACGGCGAAGAAAATCATAGGATGTGCCGTCGGACTTTCCGGCATCGTCCTGATCAATCTGAAAGGAGGGAGTCTCGGCGGATTTGCCTGGAATGGAGAAGGATTCATTGTACTGGCAGCACTGTCACAGAGTCTCGCATCCATTTACAGCAAGAAACTGGCACAGACGATGAATGTGATGCTGATCGCCGGATATCAGCTTCTGCTTGGAGGAAGCCTGCTTTTGATTTTTGGATATGCGGGAAACGGAACTTTGACATTCCAAACAAGCGGACTGATCCTGCTTCTTTACATGGCTGTCCTTTCTGCTGTTGCATTCAGCGTCTGGACCTGGCTTTTATCCCATTATCAGGTCAGTTCCATTTCCATCTATAATCTGCTGATTCCGGTGTTCGGAACACTGCTTTCCGGCCTGCTTTTAAAAGAAAACGTCTTTACTGCGGTTAATATCGCATCCATTCTTCTTGTATGCGGAGGAATTGCTGCAGTGAATAAACAGTAG